The following coding sequences lie in one Agrobacterium vitis genomic window:
- a CDS encoding thioesterase II family protein yields MTITPSRPVLLCLPPAGTGAGLFRNWVQTAPSTMTVHPVALPGREARYSEPAPRSIDALADQLAVELEPYIGGRYAIFGYSMGALLGYEIARRFLGAGLRMPEVFFALGCNAPDRMVYEREPFHTMEAAAFRQALIDLGGTDAEILNNPDAMELFEPVLRNDFRICETYTHDATRGTLDCPAHIFLSDGDAFVNRQAAAAWCDFVTGGTRLHQVAGAHMLERPVLDTLPARLATLWLETGVRNWRKSPKA; encoded by the coding sequence ATGACTATAACGCCATCACGCCCCGTGCTTCTTTGCCTGCCGCCAGCAGGCACCGGGGCCGGGCTTTTCCGCAACTGGGTACAAACCGCGCCGAGCACGATGACGGTGCATCCGGTCGCACTGCCGGGCCGCGAAGCGCGCTATAGCGAACCGGCACCGAGGTCAATTGATGCGCTTGCCGATCAGCTGGCCGTTGAGCTTGAGCCATATATCGGCGGGCGGTATGCGATTTTCGGCTATTCGATGGGTGCTCTCCTCGGCTATGAAATCGCCCGGCGCTTCTTGGGAGCGGGTTTGCGGATGCCGGAAGTGTTTTTCGCGCTCGGCTGCAATGCGCCGGACCGTATGGTCTATGAGCGAGAGCCGTTCCACACGATGGAAGCCGCTGCCTTTCGACAAGCGCTCATTGATCTCGGCGGAACAGACGCTGAAATCCTCAATAATCCCGACGCCATGGAGCTTTTCGAACCCGTGCTGCGCAATGATTTCAGAATATGCGAGACCTATACCCATGACGCGACGCGCGGCACGCTCGATTGTCCCGCCCATATTTTCCTCTCTGATGGAGACGCCTTTGTAAACCGGCAGGCCGCCGCAGCCTGGTGTGATTTCGTGACAGGCGGCACGCGCCTGCATCAGGTCGCGGGCGCGCATATGCTGGAGCGCCCGGTACTTGACACGCTGCCCGCACGACTGGCAACTCTCTGGTTAGAAACTGGGGTTCGGAACTGGCGAAAATCGCCTAAGGCGTGA
- a CDS encoding ferric iron reductase, translating into MTAAIDIPTSEEALVRRALDAQAAYMPDVRADIGPAGAEWTTTEAFFSDDAALGEFLAFEQSLNEGTDIKTAAALLMTDYGYILAAATVPIFAGFGLIPNLSPACVALSFYTTQEQHEGETHRVRRAHVRFLEETFWQGQLGDTAAEERFRAEIERHFRPVIDAIHARTRLSRSALWRLAADAIAGRFLDSGRRFARVEAAKASAMQILKVPGSPLANRQLHYFDLSVLDKNQQEFSYTFRQRGGCCRFYLVKGGEYCPTCVLKAPAERDEELRLAMRQHLGVADESLSG; encoded by the coding sequence ATGACGGCCGCGATCGACATACCAACATCGGAGGAGGCATTGGTCCGCCGCGCCCTTGATGCGCAGGCCGCCTATATGCCGGATGTCCGTGCGGATATCGGTCCGGCTGGCGCAGAATGGACGACGACCGAGGCATTCTTTTCCGACGATGCGGCGCTTGGCGAATTTCTCGCCTTCGAACAATCGCTGAACGAAGGCACCGACATCAAGACGGCTGCGGCGCTGTTGATGACCGACTACGGCTACATTCTGGCCGCCGCTACTGTGCCGATCTTCGCTGGTTTTGGCCTCATTCCTAACCTATCACCGGCCTGCGTCGCTCTTTCATTCTACACGACGCAAGAGCAACATGAGGGGGAGACGCACCGGGTGCGACGCGCCCATGTCCGTTTCCTCGAAGAGACATTCTGGCAGGGCCAATTGGGCGACACCGCTGCCGAAGAACGGTTCCGGGCCGAAATAGAGCGGCATTTTCGCCCCGTCATCGACGCGATCCACGCGCGCACGCGCCTTTCTCGCTCGGCGCTCTGGCGGCTCGCCGCTGATGCGATTGCCGGTCGCTTTCTCGATTCCGGCCGCCGTTTCGCCAGAGTCGAGGCGGCCAAGGCATCTGCAATGCAGATCCTCAAAGTGCCCGGTTCGCCGCTTGCCAACCGTCAGCTCCACTATTTCGATCTGAGTGTACTCGACAAAAACCAGCAGGAATTTTCATACACCTTCCGTCAACGCGGCGGCTGCTGTCGATTTTACCTCGTGAAGGGCGGAGAATACTGTCCGACCTGCGTCCTGAAGGCACCTGCAGAACGGGACGAAGAGTTGCGCCTGGCCATGCGTCAACATCTCGGCGTCGCTGATGAGAGTCTGTCAGGCTAA
- a CDS encoding TonB-dependent receptor domain-containing protein — protein MLTPPVPAMVREAQAQMSQHAISVPAGPLTPALNSLAAQTGLQILFDASVAQNKSTRGVNGTLTPEQALKAVLAGTGVDARFAGENRVTLQNATSASGNPEQDGTLLEPIVIYGARNATTLGGTTSSVAILKAESLANSQIRTTQETFRRMANTMDSATVNAGFVIRGMSSEGLVSSGGPAGSIYIDGILQTRYNARFGARNLWDVEQVEVYRGPQSTLSGRAAMTGAVYIKSKDPTFEKEVEVSTTVGTDNLVGTAITVNTPIVEDQVALRLSGSYERSKAQPSYSDFKSYDNYDDLITDISGIARAKLLLTPSELPDTRAVLTYSYSKDRPNDALVGLYSGRGDFNNAPVTYTEYRWTEAHNLGLEVTHDISETLRFTSQTGYQYGINNRRSIDYGTENVVNGITGEDDNSILTQEFRLNYEGDRWKWVTGIYGSYEKWDGATDIVAFDYYQQNDTQHRTTANLAIFGEATYEFAPTWFATLGGRLDYLRDKDHQQNYSGLIDDSPVLTGDPTSLTEYNFVPKIGISKEFGSNQKVGLTYTEGFRSGGSYLDRVTGELGTYDPEYSKNIELSYKGTLLDDRLTLNANLFYTKYSDQQVEIRPDPSIPGYRIISNAATSRSWGFEIEPSMQVTDQLTTFASIGYLNTKFIDFNHAALSEPQDGKSFPEAPEWSLGFGGRYEFQNGVFVGADAKYTTSYNSRFGTNGMYKIDARFIVNAQVGFKKNNWEVTLFSENLTDEKYFTLIDPDYSLPYGQAGKRRSFGLNLRAKF, from the coding sequence ATGTTGACACCGCCCGTGCCGGCAATGGTGCGTGAGGCGCAGGCTCAAATGTCGCAGCACGCGATTTCCGTACCGGCCGGTCCGCTTACGCCGGCGCTCAACAGCCTTGCTGCACAGACGGGCCTCCAGATTCTGTTCGACGCGTCGGTTGCCCAAAACAAATCAACCCGCGGCGTGAATGGGACGTTGACACCCGAACAGGCCTTGAAGGCCGTGCTTGCAGGGACCGGCGTCGATGCGCGCTTTGCCGGCGAAAACCGCGTCACCTTGCAGAATGCGACTTCTGCCTCAGGAAACCCGGAGCAGGACGGGACCCTGCTCGAACCCATCGTGATCTACGGTGCCCGCAATGCGACCACCCTCGGCGGTACGACAAGCAGTGTCGCTATTCTCAAGGCCGAAAGCCTGGCGAACAGCCAGATCCGCACCACGCAGGAAACGTTTCGTCGCATGGCGAATACGATGGACAGCGCCACAGTCAACGCTGGTTTCGTGATCCGCGGCATGAGTTCCGAGGGTCTGGTATCGTCCGGTGGGCCAGCAGGCTCCATCTATATCGATGGCATCCTTCAGACGCGCTACAATGCCCGCTTCGGCGCACGCAATCTCTGGGACGTTGAGCAGGTCGAGGTCTATCGCGGCCCGCAATCGACGCTCTCCGGCCGCGCCGCCATGACCGGAGCCGTCTATATCAAATCGAAGGATCCGACCTTCGAGAAAGAAGTCGAGGTTTCCACCACCGTTGGTACCGATAATCTCGTGGGCACCGCCATCACGGTCAATACGCCTATCGTCGAGGATCAAGTCGCGCTACGGCTCTCCGGGTCCTATGAACGTTCGAAGGCCCAGCCTAGCTACTCCGATTTCAAGTCATACGACAATTACGACGATTTGATCACCGATATCAGCGGCATAGCGCGCGCCAAGCTGCTGTTGACGCCGTCAGAGCTGCCGGATACCCGCGCAGTGCTCACCTATTCCTATTCGAAGGACCGGCCGAACGACGCACTCGTCGGGCTCTATTCGGGACGGGGCGATTTCAATAACGCGCCTGTCACGTACACCGAATATCGCTGGACCGAGGCCCATAATCTCGGACTTGAGGTCACCCACGACATTTCTGAAACCCTGCGCTTCACATCGCAGACCGGCTATCAATATGGCATCAACAACCGGCGCTCCATTGATTATGGCACCGAAAATGTCGTCAACGGTATCACCGGCGAAGATGACAACTCCATCCTCACCCAGGAATTCCGCCTGAACTACGAAGGCGATCGCTGGAAATGGGTGACCGGCATCTATGGCAGCTACGAAAAGTGGGATGGTGCCACGGATATCGTTGCGTTCGATTATTACCAGCAGAATGACACGCAGCACCGCACAACCGCGAACCTGGCCATCTTCGGTGAAGCGACCTACGAATTTGCGCCGACCTGGTTTGCGACGCTGGGCGGACGCCTGGATTACCTGAGAGACAAGGACCACCAGCAGAATTATTCCGGTCTGATCGATGACTCCCCTGTCCTGACTGGTGACCCGACGTCCCTCACCGAGTATAATTTCGTTCCTAAAATCGGCATATCCAAGGAGTTCGGCAGCAACCAGAAGGTGGGGCTCACCTATACTGAAGGCTTCCGCTCGGGTGGGTCCTATCTCGACCGCGTGACGGGTGAACTCGGCACCTATGATCCCGAATACTCCAAGAACATCGAACTCTCGTACAAGGGAACGCTGCTGGACGACCGCCTGACGTTGAATGCCAATCTGTTCTACACCAAGTATTCGGATCAGCAGGTCGAGATCCGGCCTGACCCCTCGATCCCCGGTTATCGCATCATTTCGAACGCCGCCACATCTCGGTCCTGGGGTTTCGAAATCGAACCGTCCATGCAGGTCACGGACCAGTTAACGACCTTTGCATCGATCGGTTACCTCAACACCAAGTTCATCGACTTCAACCATGCCGCACTCAGCGAACCGCAGGACGGCAAATCCTTTCCCGAAGCACCGGAATGGAGCCTGGGCTTTGGCGGACGTTACGAGTTCCAAAATGGAGTTTTTGTCGGTGCCGATGCCAAATACACGACCAGCTATAATTCGCGCTTCGGTACGAATGGCATGTACAAGATCGATGCGCGCTTCATCGTCAACGCGCAGGTGGGCTTCAAGAAGAACAACTGGGAAGTGACGCTGTTTTCGGAGAACCTGACGGATGAAAAATACTTCACGTTGATTGATCCGGATTACTCTCTGCCTTACGGCCAGGCTGGCAAGCGTCGATCATTCGGATTGAACCTCCGGGCGAAGTTCTGA
- a CDS encoding iron-siderophore ABC transporter substrate-binding protein, producing MTGSLAQAACQGTFLTEDVYNPPLCIPAAPKRIVTLDPLITLGMLIELKAPVIATPYMAITESEVLEVVRAEKMVDLGNPREPSLERVAALKPDLIIGSAEAHSGIFEQAAKIAPTVLFKHMDWKVYLQRLSEVTGREGVARSALTAYNDRVSAIRERVKDKKLTVSTVRLAPDRFVVFVDGPNAYAPFAVLHEAGVKRTAYETVTDGTIVKRPDWEELANLDGDVLLYVSASGFESGPDDALEKQVTENPLWQLLPAVREGRAHRVDRGPWQSFYGISSANRILDDVERFILTAP from the coding sequence ATGACCGGTTCACTGGCGCAGGCCGCCTGCCAGGGGACCTTTCTGACCGAGGACGTCTACAATCCGCCCCTCTGCATTCCGGCTGCGCCAAAACGGATCGTCACGCTCGACCCGCTGATCACACTTGGAATGCTGATCGAACTCAAGGCGCCTGTCATCGCCACCCCCTATATGGCAATCACGGAAAGCGAAGTGCTCGAGGTGGTCAGGGCCGAAAAAATGGTCGATCTCGGCAATCCCAGGGAGCCAAGCCTGGAACGTGTCGCAGCCTTGAAGCCGGATCTTATCATCGGTTCTGCGGAGGCTCATTCAGGCATCTTTGAGCAGGCTGCCAAGATTGCACCAACGGTGCTTTTCAAGCACATGGACTGGAAGGTCTATCTCCAGCGCCTTTCCGAAGTGACCGGTCGTGAAGGTGTGGCAAGGAGTGCCTTGACGGCCTATAATGACCGTGTCTCGGCCATTCGTGAACGCGTGAAAGACAAGAAACTCACGGTCTCCACCGTCCGTTTGGCCCCTGATCGGTTTGTCGTGTTTGTCGACGGACCGAACGCCTACGCCCCCTTTGCGGTGCTGCATGAAGCAGGCGTGAAGCGCACGGCCTATGAGACCGTGACCGACGGCACGATCGTGAAGCGGCCAGACTGGGAGGAACTGGCAAATCTTGATGGCGACGTGCTGCTCTATGTTTCCGCCAGCGGTTTCGAAAGCGGGCCGGATGACGCGTTGGAAAAGCAGGTAACGGAAAATCCCCTCTGGCAATTGCTGCCCGCTGTTCGCGAAGGTCGCGCCCATCGGGTCGATCGCGGCCCCTGGCAGAGCTTCTACGGCATCAGTTCGGCAAACCGTATCCTCGACGATGTCGAACGCTTCATCCTGACGGCCCCATGA
- a CDS encoding FecCD family ABC transporter permease produces MTDRTAGYIAETDAGRMLALAALLCLLMLATVFAISLGAAMMPPAKVISALFASETSRDHLIVMTIRLPRALAALLAGSALAVSGTIMQAVTNNPLASPDLLGINAGAAFAVVSIMAIFGSGIGDIYVWFAFLGAAIAATIVYVLGLLGRVGQSPLRLVLAGAIVATFLTSVTTVMLIFDQSTLDAVRLWTAGSVTGRNIEQVKTVAPYIIAGLIAALPFGRHLTTISLGADTSRALGQNQILWRGLSVAVVILLAGGAVALAGPIGFVGLVVPHVARMCIGVDYRWIIPFSALGGALLVIVADTAGRLVFGSQSFPVGVTIALIGAPFFLYLARTRLRDGA; encoded by the coding sequence ATGACCGACCGCACGGCTGGCTATATTGCAGAAACCGATGCTGGACGGATGCTTGCGCTTGCCGCATTGCTCTGTCTGCTCATGCTCGCCACCGTGTTCGCCATCTCGCTGGGCGCGGCGATGATGCCGCCCGCCAAAGTCATCTCTGCACTCTTCGCATCCGAGACGTCGCGGGATCACCTGATCGTCATGACCATTCGCCTGCCACGTGCCCTTGCGGCATTGCTTGCAGGCAGCGCACTGGCTGTCTCCGGTACCATCATGCAGGCAGTGACAAACAATCCCCTCGCCTCACCGGACCTGCTGGGCATCAACGCAGGCGCGGCCTTTGCAGTGGTCTCCATCATGGCCATTTTCGGCTCCGGTATCGGCGACATCTACGTTTGGTTTGCTTTTCTCGGCGCGGCCATCGCGGCGACCATTGTCTATGTGCTGGGCTTGTTGGGAAGGGTGGGGCAATCCCCGCTCAGGCTCGTGCTGGCGGGCGCCATCGTTGCGACCTTCCTGACCTCTGTGACTACAGTTATGTTGATCTTCGATCAGAGCACTCTTGATGCCGTGCGCCTCTGGACCGCAGGCTCTGTCACGGGGCGAAACATCGAGCAAGTCAAGACCGTTGCACCCTATATCATTGCCGGGCTCATCGCTGCCCTGCCCTTTGGCCGTCATCTGACAACAATCAGCCTTGGCGCGGATACGTCGCGCGCGCTCGGCCAAAACCAAATCCTCTGGCGCGGCCTATCGGTCGCCGTGGTCATTTTGCTTGCCGGTGGTGCCGTCGCACTTGCCGGACCGATTGGCTTCGTCGGGCTTGTCGTGCCCCATGTGGCCAGGATGTGCATCGGCGTTGACTATCGCTGGATCATTCCTTTTTCTGCACTTGGCGGTGCCTTGCTGGTGATCGTGGCAGATACGGCCGGACGATTGGTGTTTGGCAGCCAGAGCTTTCCGGTCGGTGTCACCATTGCGTTGATCGGCGCGCCGTTTTTCCTCTATCTCGCCCGCACACGGCTAAGGGACGGAGCATGA
- a CDS encoding FecCD family ABC transporter permease, which produces MIRLVFVLILLLSVLVAASLAFGDVSLGWRELYDVLMGTGRAQLQSEMIVWDLRLPRVLLALLVGVALALAGTVSIAIMRNPLADPGVLGINSGAAAAAMAVIVLINDPPVALLQVAGFLGASAMALAVFALAWRSGTSSLRIILIGIGLSALASAGTTFLSAFGDIGDVQRALVWLAGSVYDANMVKVRLLALWLIVPIALTLLAARELDLIRFGDNSARSLGQPVDRIRGLMILLVTVLSGAAIAVSGLIGFVGLVAPHIARRLAGVSHARMLPVAALVGACLVVAADLIGRVILPPVQIPAGIVTGFVGAPFFGYILWRRRHDH; this is translated from the coding sequence ATGATCCGGCTTGTCTTCGTCCTGATACTTCTGCTCTCAGTTCTCGTCGCAGCAAGTCTCGCCTTTGGCGACGTGTCCTTGGGTTGGCGTGAACTCTACGACGTGTTGATGGGCACGGGCCGTGCCCAGTTGCAGAGCGAAATGATTGTTTGGGATCTGCGCCTTCCGCGCGTTCTTTTGGCGCTCCTCGTTGGCGTAGCACTCGCGCTCGCCGGAACGGTCAGCATTGCCATCATGCGCAATCCGCTTGCTGATCCGGGCGTTCTGGGCATCAACAGCGGTGCGGCTGCCGCGGCCATGGCTGTCATTGTGTTGATCAATGATCCGCCTGTGGCGCTTCTGCAAGTGGCGGGCTTTTTGGGTGCCAGCGCCATGGCCCTTGCCGTCTTTGCGCTCGCCTGGCGCAGCGGCACGTCTTCGCTGCGCATCATCCTGATCGGCATCGGTCTTTCCGCCCTCGCTTCCGCCGGCACCACCTTCCTGTCAGCCTTCGGCGACATTGGCGACGTTCAGCGGGCGCTGGTATGGTTAGCTGGCAGCGTCTATGACGCCAACATGGTCAAGGTCCGGTTGCTTGCGCTCTGGCTCATCGTGCCAATCGCACTCACCCTTCTCGCCGCGCGGGAACTCGACCTCATCCGCTTCGGTGACAATAGTGCAAGGAGCCTCGGCCAGCCCGTCGATCGCATACGGGGCCTGATGATCCTGCTAGTGACCGTACTCTCTGGTGCCGCCATTGCCGTGTCCGGTCTCATCGGCTTTGTCGGCCTTGTCGCGCCACATATCGCGCGTCGGCTGGCAGGAGTGTCCCACGCTCGGATGCTTCCTGTCGCTGCCCTTGTTGGTGCCTGTCTGGTTGTCGCCGCAGATCTCATCGGTCGTGTCATCCTGCCTCCGGTGCAGATCCCCGCCGGAATCGTAACCGGGTTCGTGGGTGCTCCCTTCTTTGGCTATATTCTCTGGAGACGTCGCCATGACCACTAA
- a CDS encoding ABC transporter ATP-binding protein → MTTNPQGAARITSKGVDIAYGNRRIVENLDLAIPQQRFTALLGPNGSGKSTILRAFAALMKPSAGSIILDGFDVSQLSTREVARKVGVLLQGPVAPEGLTVADLVRQGRYPHQSLFSRWCLEDQQACDEALMLTGTTDLASRMLDTLSGGQRQRAWIAMTLAQQGETIFLDEPTTYLDLEHQIELMKLITMLVAKRGKTVVAVLHDINQAARYAEHIALLKGGRIRAIGTPDEVISAETIADVFNVKSMVIRDPVAGTPLCIPL, encoded by the coding sequence ATGACCACTAATCCGCAAGGCGCTGCCAGAATCACCAGCAAGGGCGTTGATATTGCCTATGGCAACCGGCGTATCGTCGAAAATCTCGATCTTGCCATTCCGCAACAGCGCTTTACAGCGCTGCTTGGCCCTAATGGCAGCGGCAAATCGACAATCCTGCGCGCTTTCGCAGCGTTGATGAAACCATCCGCTGGCAGCATTATCCTTGATGGCTTTGATGTATCGCAGCTTTCCACCCGCGAGGTGGCGCGAAAAGTGGGCGTGTTGCTGCAAGGGCCTGTTGCGCCGGAGGGGCTGACCGTTGCCGATCTCGTCCGTCAAGGGCGCTATCCGCACCAGTCGCTGTTCAGTCGCTGGTGTCTTGAGGATCAGCAGGCGTGCGACGAGGCCCTCATGCTGACGGGCACGACAGATCTTGCAAGCCGCATGCTGGATACGCTTTCCGGCGGCCAGCGGCAGCGCGCCTGGATTGCCATGACGCTGGCGCAACAGGGTGAGACCATCTTTCTTGATGAGCCAACAACCTATCTCGACCTCGAGCATCAGATTGAACTGATGAAGCTGATTACGATGTTGGTCGCAAAGCGCGGAAAGACCGTCGTGGCGGTGCTGCACGACATCAATCAGGCCGCACGCTACGCCGAACACATTGCCCTGTTGAAGGGCGGTCGGATCAGGGCTATCGGAACACCTGACGAGGTTATCAGTGCAGAAACGATCGCCGATGTCTTCAACGTCAAGAGCATGGTGATCCGTGATCCCGTTGCCGGAACGCCTTTGTGCATTCCGCTCTGA
- a CDS encoding RNA polymerase sigma factor gives MSRSSSSSLVWDTVDSSELLNRAMEAHYADITNAVRRRGHPSSTARDVVHDLYVKLAAKPEVLLNKRSIKAFLCRAAINLGIDRQRRETKETRLFSGSEREALSAPSTGHAPDHGLEIEARLAALREAIAELPERRRVVFILHRLHHLTPDQISTRLNISRNMVDRHLRRAFAHCLDRIL, from the coding sequence ATGTCGAGATCTTCCTCCTCGTCCCTTGTCTGGGACACCGTTGACAGCAGCGAGTTGCTCAATCGAGCCATGGAAGCACACTATGCTGATATCACCAATGCGGTGCGCCGACGGGGACACCCAAGCTCAACGGCCCGCGACGTCGTGCACGATCTTTATGTGAAGCTCGCCGCCAAACCAGAGGTTCTGCTGAACAAGCGGTCGATCAAGGCCTTTCTCTGCCGCGCCGCCATCAATCTCGGCATTGACCGCCAACGCCGGGAAACGAAGGAAACCCGGCTGTTCTCAGGATCGGAGCGGGAGGCCCTCTCGGCGCCAAGTACCGGGCACGCGCCGGACCACGGTCTGGAAATAGAAGCGCGGCTTGCAGCCCTTCGCGAAGCGATTGCGGAACTGCCAGAGAGGCGACGTGTCGTCTTCATTCTTCATCGCCTCCATCATCTGACACCAGACCAGATCAGCACCAGGCTCAACATCTCAAGGAACATGGTCGACCGGCACCTACGGCGTGCGTTTGCCCATTGCCTTGACCGGATTCTTTAG
- a CDS encoding FecR family protein: MSVKESSDSQKRRNREAADWLLRNGDPNQSPDDRALFETWLKRDPENCRTYRAAEFLMGDASRAIQSDPALANIDMRPRNLAKPIIATLLVAALATGAFFALDGPLRIQADMIAGTDETPVRTLEDGSIVQLNASSAIAVDFTEGHRIIRLLRGQAFFQVAHAPERPFTVVAGETKVVALGTAFDVRYGKEDTEVTVTENAVQLERDGAHAASLRVNEGEQAVYDYARKTTDVTPVDGLVALAWRRGQIAVDNAPLSYVVEEMNRHFRGRIVIASSALARRRVSGTIKIADTKDALAFLKKALGLDATRLGPLIVIHQS, encoded by the coding sequence ATGTCGGTCAAGGAATCGAGTGACAGTCAGAAAAGACGAAACCGCGAGGCGGCCGACTGGCTTTTGCGCAACGGTGACCCAAACCAATCGCCGGACGACCGGGCTCTCTTTGAGACATGGCTGAAGCGCGACCCGGAAAACTGTCGGACCTACAGGGCAGCCGAGTTTCTGATGGGCGACGCCAGCCGCGCGATTCAGTCCGATCCTGCTCTGGCCAATATCGACATGCGCCCCCGCAACCTGGCCAAGCCGATCATCGCAACACTGTTGGTGGCAGCCCTTGCAACCGGCGCCTTCTTCGCACTCGATGGGCCGCTGCGCATTCAAGCGGACATGATCGCCGGTACCGACGAAACCCCCGTTCGTACACTGGAGGATGGTTCCATTGTCCAGCTCAATGCCTCCTCGGCAATTGCCGTGGATTTTACCGAGGGTCACCGCATCATCCGCCTCCTGCGGGGCCAAGCGTTCTTTCAGGTCGCTCATGCGCCTGAACGACCTTTCACGGTTGTGGCTGGTGAGACAAAGGTGGTCGCACTCGGCACAGCGTTCGATGTTCGCTACGGCAAAGAGGATACCGAGGTGACAGTCACGGAGAATGCGGTGCAGCTTGAGCGCGATGGCGCGCACGCAGCCTCTCTGCGGGTGAACGAAGGCGAGCAGGCGGTCTACGATTACGCCAGGAAAACGACAGACGTGACACCAGTCGACGGCCTCGTCGCTCTCGCATGGAGGCGCGGACAAATCGCCGTGGACAACGCGCCTCTTTCCTATGTCGTTGAGGAAATGAACCGGCATTTCCGAGGCCGCATCGTCATTGCGAGCTCAGCGCTGGCACGTCGTCGTGTCAGCGGCACGATCAAGATTGCGGATACCAAAGACGCGCTTGCCTTCCTTAAAAAGGCGCTTGGCTTGGACGCCACACGTTTAGGTCCCTTGATCGTTATCCATCAGTCATAA